AGATATAATCGCCGGCTACGATGAAGGGCATGCCGATGAGATTGTAAATAAACTTGAAGAATACAGGCACATTTCTTTTGAAACTGTAGTCAGGCATTTTTCGGGCGCGCAGTCGCCTGTTGATGTGAATGTGCACCAGTTTGATATAAATAATGAAAAGGTTTTTTTAACCACGGTAAGGGATATATCGGAACGCAAAAATATGGAAAAAGCCATTATAGAAAGCGAAATGTATTATAAAGCTTTAACGGAGGAATCATCGGACGTTATTATGGTAATGGATGAAAATGGGTTGATTAAATACGCAAGCCGGGCGTCTGTAAAAGTTCTTGGCTATACTCCGGCGGAACTTGAAGGCCGGCCTTTCAGCAGTTTTTCACCCGGATTTAAGCAGGACAGCTTTATGGAAAAAGTTAAAGGCCTGCCGGCCGGCGTAATTGAAAATTCGGAAGTAAGAGCCAAAACAAAAGATAACAGGCTTACGGTTCTGGATTTGACCATAAAGAAAATGTTTGATGATCCTGTGGTCAGGGGGATTGTGCTTAACATGAGGGATATAACCGAAAGAAAAAAAACAGAGGACAGAATGAAAAAGGTCATATGGCAGCTGGAGCAGACAAATTCAGAACTGGAACAGTTTGCTTACGTTGCGTCTCACGATTTAAAAGAGCCGTTAAGGATGATTTCAAATTATCTTGGACTGATAAAAATAAGGCATAAAAGCGAGTTTTCCGGTGAAACAATAGAGTTTATGGATTTCGCGTTAAGCGGCACCAAAAGAATGTTTGAATTAATACAGGCGCTTTTAACTTATTCGCGTATAGGAAGAAGAAATGTGGAAACAGATAGTGTTAATTTGAATAACATAATAGATTTAATTGCCGGAGACTTTTCGGCCGCGCTGGACGGCGGGAAAATAATACATGATGACCTTCCTGTTATCAGGGCAAATAAAATTGAAATGGTGCAGCTTTTTACAAATCTTATAGGCAATGCTGTTAAGTTTCGTTCTGAAAAACCGCCTGTAATTCATGTGGCGGCAGAAGAAAAAGAAGAGGATTGGGTAATAACAGTATCGGATAACGGGATAGGGCTGGATAAACAATACGAGGAAAGGGTATTTGGCCTTTTTGAAAGGC
This DNA window, taken from Candidatus Goldiibacteriota bacterium, encodes the following:
- a CDS encoding PAS domain S-box protein codes for the protein VADSAEKYRMLFDNAGDPVLVNKIGPDGNPSFFYEVNETAVRKYGYTKEQLLKMKPKDIIAGYDEGHADEIVNKLEEYRHISFETVVRHFSGAQSPVDVNVHQFDINNEKVFLTTVRDISERKNMEKAIIESEMYYKALTEESSDVIMVMDENGLIKYASRASVKVLGYTPAELEGRPFSSFSPGFKQDSFMEKVKGLPAGVIENSEVRAKTKDNRLTVLDLTIKKMFDDPVVRGIVLNMRDITERKKTEDRMKKVIWQLEQTNSELEQFAYVASHDLKEPLRMISNYLGLIKIRHKSEFSGETIEFMDFALSGTKRMFELIQALLTYSRIGRRNVETDSVNLNNIIDLIAGDFSAALDGGKIIHDDLPVIRANKIEMVQLFTNLIGNAVKFRSEKPPVIHVAAEEKEEDWVITVSDNGIGLDKQYEERVFGLFERLHSDDEYPGTGIGLTICKKIVVNLGGAIWIESEPGQGTKVKFTIPIRRETNE